The following is a genomic window from Manihot esculenta cultivar AM560-2 chromosome 9, M.esculenta_v8, whole genome shotgun sequence.
GAATCCCATCAATCATTACCCAGATGAAGAAAGAGTTCAAGAAGATAGCCATGTACTTTCCAGCTTTAGCAGGAGCACAACTGTATCACTATCCTGCTTTAGCAGCAGCTTTCATTTTCATTCTCCTAGGGTTAATCAAAATCTAGCCATAAACATTATAGTATAGCTATATGATTTTCTCGTTTATACCTGTGCATCAGCCCCAGAAGACACCAGTACATTTAAACTTTGGGAAAATGCAAGTCCTGTTATTCGACTTTGATGACCCTTGAGCTTTGTTTTAACCTGAAAAGTGTAAACAACAGCAAGGTCAAGTTTGCTTACAGCGTTACACAACTAGACACATGATTCAAAAGTATAAGAGTATTAAGGGTTAGAAGCTGCTATAATTTCATCAGTTAGTCATTTTGTGAACTTTAAATATCATCAACAGCAGAATATTCCTTTATTAACTGATCCATATTTTCTCCACTATCAATATCAAAATGATAAACAATTTTAACCACATTACATGTCAATATAAAGATTTCAATTTTCAACAATCCAGAAGGCATATCTGCAATTTTGTTCACAGCATGTGAATAGAATTTTTCCCTCCGAACTAGGCATATCTAAATATATTGGCCTCACAGATTCTATCTTGTGAATTTTGAGAAACTAAATAGCTTACAATGATGGAAGTACAAAACACTTAAGTTAGAAAAGGAAGTGGAAGAAATGATTGTGccctaaaataaatattaaaaaaaagactTTTATGCATAAATGAAactacagagagagagagagagagagcttatAGGAGAATAAAAACATACATGCACACATGCAAAGCCACAAAATTAGAAAGATGATTCACCTCATCAACTCTGACGTTATAAATTTGCACTGAAGAATCTTCCATGCCAATGGCAATGATGTTATTGTCCTGAGGATGGAACGCCAAAAATGTAGCAGCAGGAGGTGGGGACATAAATGTTGTCATGACCTGAAGAGAAGTTACCAGTTTGATTCAGTAATACCTAAATGCTGCTTGAAATTATTAGCATAAAAAATATAGATCCCAAATCACGTTGCCTGCACTGACCTTGAATGTCATCATGTTGAACAAAGATACCTTCCCACCAGATGCAGACATGACATAGGAATCATTCTTGGACAAGGCAATGCAAGCAGCAGATTCCTCAGCTGGTTTATTATCACTTACGTCATTAGTCATAAGAGTTCCACTAGGAGGCTGCCACAACTGTGGTGCAACATATGCAGTAGCCTACACCATGTAATGTTGAGACTATCAGAAACAAATAAGAGAGCAGAGAATTGCACATTTAAAGACATGCACCAGACCTTTCCAGATTGATTTCTTTCACTGCGCTGCCATTTCCAAAGTTTGTGAACAGCATTGGAGGCAAGAGCCAACAGAGCTAGGCCAGAGTTGGTGTAAATCAGCCGCACAACCTGCAATGGTTGACATAGTATCCTCAATTCTGACAATAACAAGACAGCAGTTTAGAACTAACATGGATATATGCATACGCCACGGTATACCTGGAATAACTACATGGTTGTCTATTCACACACATAAATATCTGTTGCAAAATATATGGAAGGCTACAAGGTAACTTTTATATTACATACAGGTGCATGTTTTTGTGTTAACCCGAAGGAGGGGGACAGACCAAGAGTGTGAGGAAGAGAGAGCTATGCTTGGTTTTGCTACTAATTCACCATAGTCAAGGACTTATAGTGGACCCACACTACTGATAGATGATGACAGAAGAAGTTAAAGACTCATATATAATGATGTTGCTACTTGTTAGAAGTAGGGGTCAGCATTTGGTTTGTTCGTTCTATTCAGTATGAAAGTTGGCAAAACCAAATGAACTAAAATTTTTAGGCAAAAACCCAAACTGAACCAAACCAAAATAAATTATGTCAATTAATATGGTTCGGTTTCTCAGTTCttagttaaaaatatttatttttatttttataaaatattattcatataaaatttaactaaattcaATGAGTTCAGCTAATTTGGTATCGAACCAAAAATCGAATTTATCAGTttggaattttattttaaaccgaaaaatgctcacccctagttggAAACAGTTTCTAATTGCTTCTAACTTCCTCCAAAGTAATCTCCCCAAACAAAAGCAAGAATTTGTCATATTTAGAAGTATGCAGTGGTCAGGTACATATTGACTAGAGTCCAGGGCACACTCTCTTATTCTACCCTTGCAAAACAGTCCATAACATTAATCCATTGCATTCACCTTTTTGGTCCTGTAAATTAATAGATTACTCATTTTCAAACTTCATATATATGCTCATGCACACAGAACATATTTGAAACCAGAACAGGTTGGTGATCAAAAGAATTAGATGTATTCCACAATGTCATAAGAGGAACAACCAAATGCGGCATATAATATCCCACATAAGAAATAGGACTCCGTAGGGGTAGCCATAAGCCATAGGGGTGTATACAAATCAAAATAAGTCGAACTAAACTTTGAAGAGCTATGAATTTCAAAACTACGAGTTGTAGTTAGCTCACAAGCCTTAACAAGTCAAATATCAATAAGCTCAAGTTACCTCATCTATTAAACAAATCTAAAATTTGGCTCAAGCTCTAACTCATTTTGAAAAAGAACCAAGCCAAATCGGGCCTTAAATAGCTCACAAGTAACTCAATTAATTTACAGCCCTAAGCAGCCAACAAAAGTCCAGACACCGAAAAAGTCATTCAAATAAAAGCAGTACTATAAAAGAAATACTATCAGTTGCAAACACCTTTTTCCTCAATCCACCAACCTTGCCATTTGCTATGGAGTCAGGCAAACGCAGAGCTTTTAATTGAGATGGATCAACAATATCAGGAATTTTCCAGCTCTTAATTTTGTCTAGTTCATCTGAAATCCGTGGTTTAACATCAACAAGCCTACTGTTCTCCATTGTACCCTGCAATGTTACCCATTATAAGCTTAAGACAATCGATAGCACCCACAGCAAATGACTGAAGAAAGCTAAACGTACAAGACTGCTAATGGTCACAGCAGGTGGGATTCTATCAGAGCGTTCTAGTACAGGAGCAATGCCAGAAGAAACATTTGCCACAGGCCCAAGTGCATTAACAATAAGTGGCTGCAGCGACAgttgtaaaaaataatatactagcATAAGTAAATTTACAAGGAAATTACAGCATATCATATTATAGAAGGATAAAAGGAAACATCACATTGGCACGCATCAGAAGAAATGGATTGAGTActaaatttaacataattcaATTCAAGCCCCAATTCCAATTCACCTCTCCAATGACAAGATAGGTTAAACCATTCCCCCTTTGCTAGCGATAATTAGCCTTTCACGTCACAAAAAGAGTTCAATTATACTGTCTATTGTTCTCTTTTTGCATTCACCTGAATCTCATTTGCTGCTTTATAAAAATCACGgattgaacttttctttctgtAACCCATTGAATGCATATGTCGCATAAAGCATTACAATTGCCCCTTTGGACATTGAGGTTCCACAATACAACATATAGAGATATGTAAACTTGAAAAATCTGTTCATATATAAATACATGTTGCACATTACACAGGAGGAGAACAAATAATGGTTCCATTGAAAGATAAATATCTTTTTGCACCAGCAAAGGACTAAGGACAGTTTAGTATACTCgattaaacaatattttaaaaatctcagCACATGCGTATGAGAGAGAACAAGAGAGAGGGGGAAAGGTTTCAgaaaaacaaaatgaaaaattatctaCAGTTCATTGTTTTTAGAAACCCAAAGACAAATAACCACAGTGATAGCTGATGAGGCCCAAGGTAGACCAAAACTATTCACAAGTTCATTTTCAATCTTATATCCTCTATTTGAGGAATAAAGAATTTGCAAgatttcaattcaattgatttatttttttgttagtTCTCTTGTTTAGAAGGAaagaatttaattctttttaacttaaaaaaaattcacttttaaaacaaaaagaaatgatgCAAGATTGTGcaagaattcatttgaattattCTCTTGCAAAATGAATTATCCCAAACGGAACCTATACCTAAGCATGCTTAAATTTCGTGTAATATCAGGGTCCTGTTAATAACATTATATATCTTgttcaaaaggaaaaaaaattaacaaaacccCAAACACAGTTACCTTAGAGTTCATAGGTTCAGATGGGCTACGATTTTTATCAATAGCCCTGCTCTCCAGCATTCTTATCAGGCGCAATCCATCATTATTAGCTAGTATTTTTATACCATTATCACTAGTTGTGACCGCTAACAAAGAACCTTCCTTGTTGAATCTCAGTCTAGGACTTGCCTGCACCAAGGAATTTACACAAATGAAAAGCTGCAAAAAGTTAAGTTACACTTACACTTCATAGCCATTTATGAAGAAGGTAGGTAGGGAAACACTAACTGGCAAGCCCCCATCTGCATCAGCTGCTGTCAACATGTTGATATTATCCATATCCCAAAACTTAATCTGAAATTCATCACCAGCAGCTAAGAAGCGGCTCCTTGTTGTGTCAAACTGAACAACACCTGAAGAGCGCTTCCTAAAACCAGAATACGTCCGTTTGATAGTTCCTTCACTCTCATTCCACTCAACTAGGTGAGATTCTCCTTCTTTACTTGTTCCACATGAAAAAAGCCTGcagataattatattttctcttaCTCTTATACATGCATGAAGTAGTACAGTAATATAAAACAAGCAGAATAGAAGTTAAAAGATGCAGATTGATGCAGTGTTTTAGAGACACCAATCACAATCCCTACCATGAACCTAATTGTCACACCTTAAAAAAGAGGAAAACAAAGCATTTTGTAATTGTGCATCTAGCAGAGCTCAAGGGGATTTATTAATCAAGCCTCCATCATTATTTGCATCTCAAGGAGGACCTATATTGATCTTGGTGGATTGTTTCTCACATGCTTATTTCTTTTGAGGGTTTTTTTCTTTTAGGCTAGGAATCAAAACGGATTTCTAATTACTAGCCTTCTCATTGTTAGCCATTATCATTCCTGAGGATTGCCTTATGCTCTCACCCCAAGTTAAAATCCTACAAAACCTCACCCAAAGCtgttgaatatttaaaataattgatatgTTAGAAACAGAAGAATAGGATAGCAGAGAAAATGAAGACCCTACTATATAAAATCTTGGTCATCATCAGCATAAATAGTTTCTATGCAATGTCAGTAATAATTAACATAAAGCAAGCACGACAAGCATaaaaagggaagaaaaaaaaaaaagaaaccatTTCCACAACAACCAAGTATTACCTAGTCCCATCTGCACTGTATGCCATCATGGTACACCAAAGTCCAGGAGCATCATAGTCCACTCTAGATCCCAAAGAATCATATAGCCAAGCTTTAATCTTCCCATCAATTGCTGTAGAAAAAATGAACTGTGCATATGGACACAGGAAGTTATGTTATATGGCaactcaaaaattgaaaagagcTTCCAGCTATTTCTTATATTCATGAAGATACATCACCTGGAGCACAACACATCAGAGTCAAACAAATTGCAGAAAAGCCTCAGTACCAGCTTCATAAAAAAATACCTGGATATTTTCTTTCTGATGAGGGCAAACAGAATATACAGGAGCTTCATGGCCTTCAAATGTATATTGTCTGCGTCCAGCTACAGCATCCCAAACCTGTTGAGTTTCTGCTTATCATATGAGGAAGCCCAAATTGTTCTTCTCATGTAAACCAACCACACAAAAAGCCAATACCTTGATCATCTTGTCATCACCACATGTGACAATGCATAGTTGCTTGTTTGGATGAGCAAATGCTATGTCATTCACCCCACCAACATGGGCATCAATCTGAAAGATGGAAAGGACAGTTTATTACACAATAACTTACACCACCGTACATGATATGGTATCCAGATAGGTACCTCTAAATGCTGTCTCAGTTCTCCAGTTGGATTGTAAGTGTAAATCTGCACTATATGTTTTGAAAATGCAACCCCTAGAACATATTCAATTTCGAAGTACAACAGTTAATAAAGCATGACAAATAAATTAACTCACATCAGGCAGCAAGCAATTGTCATATACATACCCAGCATAAGCCCATCTGGCCCCCAGACACATCGATTCACTGATATTGCAGCATCATTCAACAATGCTGTCTGATAGcattataaaaatcaatcatTTCGAGAAGAAGAATAAACTACCATTCCAAAATATGGAACTCGATCAATATCAATGGCATTCTCACTTAGCCAAGTAATGAAGTCCCCAAGCAATGTTACCAAAAAGCCTAAGATCGAATTACACTATTTCAAGGCGACAGGTGTCAACTTCAACAAAACACATAAAGGGTTGATACTAGACCTAATTGATATAACAATACCTGCAGTGGCATCGAAGCAACTGAGAGATCCCACACTTTGAAGGGTTTATGTGCCAACCTTTCCCGGGACCCAACTTCCCAAAGGCTAATGTCGCCAACATTTGTCCCAACTGCaaagaaaataattagaaaGATTGAGAAATACATCATCACAATTAAGAAAAACACTTTTGTAGCTTTTTCTGTAGTTCTATATAGCAACATATATTTGAGTATCAACCTAACAAAATGGTTTGCTGCTGTGGGTGGAAGTCCATGCTCATAACATTAGATCCTTGATTAAGAGATCGTACAACAGTTTTTGGCAAGTCATCCTGTGAATAGACATTGGGAGTATGTGCTACACCAGAAAACGACACCTAAAATAAGAAACCAGAGAACAATTATAGCAACCCACATTGAAGACGCTAGCCACAGCCAAGATAAGAAATGAAGTAAAGGGGGAAAAAGGGGAGAGAGTGAGTGCGTAAGTCCAGACCTCATCAGATTGGCCGGTGCGCATACGCTTCATCAGGTGCTCTGAATCAGCCGATTGATAATCGATCCCCGTCATACCTGAGGGTGTTCTTGGGTGTTTCAAGAAGGCAGCTGtgcaaatccaaaaaaaaaggaaaaaaaaaaaaaaaaagctttaccACACATATCAAACTAGCAACGAATTGACATGACTATAAAGTACAAATGGCATTAACATAAACAGTTTCACCTGCACTAGGAGGCTGCACCAGACCAGGAGGCCCTGCTGCCACGGAAGGGTGAGGCAGGGAAGGATTATTACTTGACATCCACCCAGCAATAGCACCAGGAGATGGGGAAACAACTGGCTGAAATGGCTGCATGGGCAGGAGATAATGCAGGTATTGTATGAAAAGATCACAAGTGACTTAGGGAAGAATAGATGGGAAAAAAACGTACACCATGGGCACCAATTGGAGGAAATGCACCAGCCTTGGGAATAGGTCCCACAATGGGACTGTTTGTGGGAGGAGGAGGGCGAGCCCCATTAGCAGTCGTTGGACTGCAAGAATGATCCGTGAATAGTGTTTTAATATCAGGATTTGGACGAGGATTCTTGCAAAGCTGATGCTGCCAATTTAGACTGCAAAATAGAAAGTCTGCCTTTGAATAAAACTTTCATGGGAATTAGTTAAGAACTTCAAGATTTtaactgaaaagaaaataagtaCAAAAATCAGAAAGTTATGAGTGAAATAAGCATCTGATAACCGATTTATGCAAGAATCTGAAGGAATAACCTCTGGTTTATTAAAGTCCTTAATCGCGAGCTTTTGAAGGATGGGAATGTAAGCTTGTCACGAAATAGCGGGTTTGCTTCAATAAGCTTTTTAAGTTCCACAAGCATGATGTTTCGAGCTGATTTTGTGTCTCCATATTTGGAAAGTTGCTCATTTTGCCTGATCAAAGAGCAGAATACAAATATTAATCAAAACCAATTTATGTGTCCAATAACCACAATTACTATGAAAAAAAAGGAAGCTACCTAAAATTATCAAGAGTGAGTAACTGAGTTATCTCCTTAAAGAGCTCTTCATTGAAGGATGCAAAAACCTTGAGGTCCTTGACAAGAATCTCAACAGCTTTTGCTCGATCCTGTCTGATAGTGAGAACCAAAAATGCAAATACAATCAAAACATGAATAAACATACAAAAGCACATTTCAGAATGAATGAACACATCAGAACAAACCAAGTGCCAAACTGCCATAGCTAACGGCAAGAATCGGCTCTTCTTCACTGATATTCTAAAAAACTACCACCATTAATCATGTTATCTATTTATCAAATGAATCCCAAAATAACTAgagataagaaattattttcagATAATCCCAGTGTACTGTAAACCAATAAGATGTTTAAAGAGAGAACTTTCAAACTTACCTGTCAAGAGCTTCTAAATATTTCTGCTTCCTAATTTCAAAGAAAATCTTCATGGAGTAGCGATTGTCTTCCACCTTTGTGAACCCACATAAATAACGCTCAACCTCATCCCATTCGCCAGCCTGAACTTGATCCTCAAAGTGTTTCATATTGAAGAAAAAACCAGACTCTTGCTCTAACCTTAAAATTCCATGGGTAACAACAAACAAAGCAGCAAAAACAGGGCATTAGCAAGCAATCTAATTTCATTTTCCTTATGCTCCATTTGGAAGCTGAGAAAACTCAGGAGATAGGACCAAAACTGCAGTACCATATACCAAACATTATGGTCGCTTTTAATCCAGCTTTGAATAGCCAAGAATGATCCTATTTAGCTTTCAAAATCAAAGAATTTCCCATTTAAGTAAAACTGAAGAAACCAAACCATATGCTAACTAACCCTAACAAAATATTTGGCAAATTTCATCTAGTTTTGCTCTCTTCTTGTAAATGTAAGCTTCCGATTAGTCTATCCAATTTTCTCAGCATCCAAACAGAAGCATAGAATGAATTGAAACAACAAAGCACAAAACAAACTTACTTATGAACTGTGTCCTTGAACTTCTCTTCCTCCAAGAATTGTAAGATTAAAAACACCAGTTCCCTACTCAGCGAAGACATTGTCCCCGGTACCCCTAAACGCTCCAGTGCAACAGTCAGGTATTAAAGCAACAGCACTATATTTCCAATAGCCAACACAAGCTTCCCTTGAAAGCTTTTTCAAATCTCAGATACTCCACAATTTGATGAACTGTAAGAGTACCCACAAACTGTTTCCTCTTCAGAACAATTTAGCTGATAAAAATTCCTTCGGATCACACATCAAACACTAAATACATATGCGTACTTGGAACATCAATACCGTTAATTTTTTTCGAAACAAAATAAACCCAATTTACCAAGAAACCAAATAAGTACAGGAGATACACAAACAACcgataaaaggaaaaaagaacaaCAGAACTTGCAGCTTCACAGAAACCCCACAATTAAACCCTAATTGTCAGCTCCCAATACATAATCCagcaaagtgaaaaaaaaaaaaaaaaaaaaagcttaagATATGTAGCAAAACGTGAATCACCAGAAAGCAGCTTATAAAGGCTTGATTTCACGACAAATTACCACAAAAATGTGAAGTGCATTTGTTTCACTGGTGAAGACAAAGAGGAAGAAAAATACAAGCCTTACTGATCACCACAGCTTAGAGCatcaaaatgaaaaaatttctcTAGGGTTAGGGTTTTTTCCTTGTtcattcttcctttttttttacgCTCTTTGCAGCTAAACTCGGCAACAACCCTCACTTTCTCTCTCTAAGACTTGAAAtacttttgttttgtttttcttgGTCTCGTgctctcctctctctctctctctctctctatgtcTTTTATATGTATGCTTTTTCTCTCTCTAATACTTGGACAAAGGATGTGCTGTTTTGTTATTCCTGCTGGGATCTTTCTCTATCTTTCTTTTCTCACTGTTGcatattatattttaagtatATCTCAACTTTCTCTCTCTTCCCTAACTTTGagcgctctctctctctctctctctctctcctaatTTCTCTATTGCCTATGCACAGTTTCTCTCCTACCTATTTTCCCACTTTACTTTTTAGTACAACCATTATTGATTCCATTTTCAAATCCACCCCTGAGATTTCTGGACTACTTCCTATCTAGAGGGCTTAGTCCCGCTCAGCACAGATCAGCTAGTGCTGCTCTGCAcctaaaaatctttaaaatataatttgtatAGACATTAATGactaaaaatctttaaaaattttattaatgtttctatttaaaaaaatattttatttttcaaatttaaaattaaacaataaaaataaattattttataaaaaattaatttttatataaatatcttttaaatataaatgattttttcacaaataaatggatcttataaaaaaaatgaattttctaaaaaatattgagtttgaaaaaaaaaagaagaaagcccCAAGAGAGGTTTTGGTTTAAAACTCCAGTTGCTCTCTCGTGCACAGAACTCCACAGAATGACAGGAAAAAACAGAGGCTATTAGGTTGGCAGTCAGTTCAGTGCATTTCCCTTTTTTTCGTTCTTCCCTTTTTGCCCTCCCTTTAACCTTTTTATTACATTCCATTGCCCTTCTTCTctattcttttcatttttttctttcgTTTGCTTTTTCTCTCTTGATTTtgcttatctttttttttttttaatagttttcTTTCCCATTTATAAGATTCCACTTGGCATTTCTTTCAGAAAGTCATTTCCAATTTCAGACTCACAAATgcttattttctaaattataaatttattttattttatttaacttaaattgatattttaatttgagaatttataattttaaatattattattattattattgaatcaaattttattaagtaaaatgtaaattaatttaacaataataattagaaaaatacatTTCAAGTTTGGATTGATTCCATTGAAAAAAca
Proteins encoded in this region:
- the LOC110623709 gene encoding protein TOPLESS-RELATED PROTEIN 2 isoform X2; the protein is MSSLSRELVFLILQFLEEEKFKDTVHKLEQESGFFFNMKHFEDQVQAGEWDEVERYLCGFTKVEDNRYSMKIFFEIRKQKYLEALDRQDRAKAVEILVKDLKVFASFNEELFKEITQLLTLDNFRQNEQLSKYGDTKSARNIMLVELKKLIEANPLFRDKLTFPSFKSSRLRTLINQSLNWQHQLCKNPRPNPDIKTLFTDHSCSPTTANGARPPPPTNSPIVGPIPKAGAFPPIGAHGPFQPVVSPSPGAIAGWMSSNNPSLPHPSVAAGPPGLVQPPSAAAFLKHPRTPSGMTGIDYQSADSEHLMKRMRTGQSDEVSFSGVAHTPNVYSQDDLPKTVVRSLNQGSNVMSMDFHPQQQTILLVGTNVGDISLWEVGSRERLAHKPFKVWDLSVASMPLQTALLNDAAISVNRCVWGPDGLMLGVAFSKHIVQIYTYNPTGELRQHLEIDAHVGGVNDIAFAHPNKQLCIVTCGDDKMIKVWDAVAGRRQYTFEGHEAPVYSVCPHQKENIQFIFSTAIDGKIKAWLYDSLGSRVDYDAPGLWCTMMAYSADGTRLFSCGTSKEGESHLVEWNESEGTIKRTYSGFRKRSSGVVQFDTTRSRFLAAGDEFQIKFWDMDNINMLTAADADGGLPASPRLRFNKEGSLLAVTTSDNGIKILANNDGLRLIRMLESRAIDKNRSPSEPMNSKPLIVNALGPVANVSSGIAPVLERSDRIPPAVTISSLGTMENSRLVDVKPRISDELDKIKSWKIPDIVDPSQLKALRLPDSIANGKVVRLIYTNSGLALLALASNAVHKLWKWQRSERNQSGKATAYVAPQLWQPPSGTLMTNDVSDNKPAEESAACIALSKNDSYVMSASGGKVSLFNMMTFKVMTTFMSPPPAATFLAFHPQDNNIIAIGMEDSSVQIYNVRVDEVKTKLKGHQSRITGLAFSQSLNVLVSSGADAQLCVWSIDGWEKRKSRFIQAPPGRQSPLTGETRVQFHNDQTHLLVVHESQISIYDSKLECLRSWYPKDTLTAPISSAIYSSDGLLVYTGFCDGAVGVFDADGLRVRCRIAPSAYIPSFVAGNTAYPMVIAAHPSEPNQIALGMSDGAVHVVEPSDVELKWGGPSSQDNGPLPSNSSNPSLSGQQSELPSR
- the LOC110623709 gene encoding protein TOPLESS-RELATED PROTEIN 2 isoform X3, with protein sequence MSSLSRELVFLILQFLEEEKFKDTVHKLEQESGFFFNMKHFEDQVQAGEWDEVERYLCGFTKVEDNRYSMKIFFEIRKQKYLEALDRQDRAKAVEILVKDLKVFASFNEELFKEITQLLTLDNFRQNEQLSKYGDTKSARNIMLVELKKLIEANPLFRDKLTFPSFKSSRLRTLINQSLNWQHQLCKNPRPNPDIKTLFTDHSCSPTTANGARPPPPTNSPIVGPIPKAGAFPPIGAHGPFQPVVSPSPGAIAGWMSSNNPSLPHPSVAAGPPGLVQPPSAAAFLKHPRTPSGMTGIDYQSADSEHLMKRMRTGQSDEVSFSGVAHTPNVYSQDDLPKTVVRSLNQGSNVMSMDFHPQQQTILLVGTNVGDISLWEVGSRERLAHKPFKVWDLSVASMPLQTALLNDAAISVNRCVWGPDGLMLGVAFSKHIVQIYTYNPTGELRQHLEIDAHVGGVNDIAFAHPNKQLCIVTCGDDKMIKVWDAVAGRRQYTFEGHEAPVYSVCPHQKENIQFIFSTAIDGKIKAWLYDSLGSRVDYDAPGLWCTMMAYSADGTRLFSCGTSKEGESHLVEWNESEGTIKRTYSGFRKRSSGVVQFDTTRSRFLAAGDEFQIKFWDMDNINMLTAADADGGLPASPRLRFNKEGSLLAVTTSDNGIKILANNDGLRLIRMLESRAIDKNRSPSEPMNSKPLIVNALGPVANVSSGIAPVLERSDRIPPAVTISSLGTMENSRLVDVKPRISDELDKIKSWKIPDIVDPSQLKALRLPDSIANGKVGGLRKKVVRLIYTNSGLALLALASNAVHKLWKWQRSERNQSGKATAYVAPQLWQPPSGTLMTNDVSDNKPAEESAACIALSKNDSYVMSASGGKVSLFNMMTFKVMTTFMSPPPAATFLAFHPQDNNIIAIGMEDSSVQIYNVRVDEVKTKLKGHQSRITGLAFSQSLNVLVSSGADAQWYPKDTLTAPISSAIYSSDGLLVYTGFCDGAVGVFDADGLRVRCRIAPSAYIPSFVAGNTAYPMVIAAHPSEPNQIALGMSDGAVHVVEPSDVELKWGGPSSQDNGPLPSNSSNPSLSGQQSELPSR
- the LOC110623709 gene encoding protein TOPLESS-RELATED PROTEIN 2 isoform X1, yielding MSSLSRELVFLILQFLEEEKFKDTVHKLEQESGFFFNMKHFEDQVQAGEWDEVERYLCGFTKVEDNRYSMKIFFEIRKQKYLEALDRQDRAKAVEILVKDLKVFASFNEELFKEITQLLTLDNFRQNEQLSKYGDTKSARNIMLVELKKLIEANPLFRDKLTFPSFKSSRLRTLINQSLNWQHQLCKNPRPNPDIKTLFTDHSCSPTTANGARPPPPTNSPIVGPIPKAGAFPPIGAHGPFQPVVSPSPGAIAGWMSSNNPSLPHPSVAAGPPGLVQPPSAAAFLKHPRTPSGMTGIDYQSADSEHLMKRMRTGQSDEVSFSGVAHTPNVYSQDDLPKTVVRSLNQGSNVMSMDFHPQQQTILLVGTNVGDISLWEVGSRERLAHKPFKVWDLSVASMPLQTALLNDAAISVNRCVWGPDGLMLGVAFSKHIVQIYTYNPTGELRQHLEIDAHVGGVNDIAFAHPNKQLCIVTCGDDKMIKVWDAVAGRRQYTFEGHEAPVYSVCPHQKENIQFIFSTAIDGKIKAWLYDSLGSRVDYDAPGLWCTMMAYSADGTRLFSCGTSKEGESHLVEWNESEGTIKRTYSGFRKRSSGVVQFDTTRSRFLAAGDEFQIKFWDMDNINMLTAADADGGLPASPRLRFNKEGSLLAVTTSDNGIKILANNDGLRLIRMLESRAIDKNRSPSEPMNSKPLIVNALGPVANVSSGIAPVLERSDRIPPAVTISSLGTMENSRLVDVKPRISDELDKIKSWKIPDIVDPSQLKALRLPDSIANGKVGGLRKKVVRLIYTNSGLALLALASNAVHKLWKWQRSERNQSGKATAYVAPQLWQPPSGTLMTNDVSDNKPAEESAACIALSKNDSYVMSASGGKVSLFNMMTFKVMTTFMSPPPAATFLAFHPQDNNIIAIGMEDSSVQIYNVRVDEVKTKLKGHQSRITGLAFSQSLNVLVSSGADAQLCVWSIDGWEKRKSRFIQAPPGRQSPLTGETRVQFHNDQTHLLVVHESQISIYDSKLECLRSWYPKDTLTAPISSAIYSSDGLLVYTGFCDGAVGVFDADGLRVRCRIAPSAYIPSFVAGNTAYPMVIAAHPSEPNQIALGMSDGAVHVVEPSDVELKWGGPSSQDNGPLPSNSSNPSLSGQQSELPSR
- the LOC110623709 gene encoding protein TOPLESS-RELATED PROTEIN 2 isoform X4; the protein is MSSLSRELVFLILQFLEEEKFKDTVHKLEQESGFFFNMKHFEDQVQAGEWDEVERYLCGFTKVEDNRYSMKIFFEIRKQKYLEALDRQDRAKAVEILVKDLKVFASFNEELFKEITQLLTLDNFRQNEQLSKYGDTKSARNIMLVELKKLIEANPLFRDKLTFPSFKSSRLRTLINQSLNWQHQLCKNPRPNPDIKTLFTDHSCSPTTANGARPPPPTNSPIVGPIPKAGAFPPIGAHGPFQPVVSPSPGAIAGWMSSNNPSLPHPSVAAGPPGLVQPPSAAAFLKHPRTPSGMTGIDYQSADSEHLMKRMRTGQSDEVSFSGVAHTPNVYSQDDLPKTVVRSLNQGSNVMSMDFHPQQQTILLVGTNVGDISLWEVGSRERLAHKPFKVWDLSVASMPLQTALLNDAAISVNRCVWGPDGLMLGVAFSKHIVQIYTYNPTGELRQHLEIDAHVGGVNDIAFAHPNKQLCIVTCGDDKMIKVWDAVAGRRQYTFEGHEAPVYSVCPHQKENIQFIFSTAIDGKIKAWLYDSLGSRVDYDAPGLWCTMMAYSADGTRLFSCGTSKEGESHLVEWNESEGTIKRTYSGFRKRSSGVVQFDTTRSRFLAAGDEFQIKFWDMDNINMLTAADADGGLPASPRLRFNKEGSLLAVTTSDNGIKILANNDGLRLIRMLESRAIDKNRSPSEPMNSKPLIVNALGPVANVSSGIAPVLERSDRIPPAVTISSLGTMENSRLVDVKPRISDELDKIKSWKIPDIVDPSQLKALRLPDSIANGKVGGLRKKVVRLIYTNSGLALLALASNAVHKLWKWQRSERNQSGKATAYVAPQLWQPPSGTLMTNDVSDNKPAEESAACIALSKNDSYVMSASGGKVSLFNMMTFKVMTTFMSPPPAATFLAFHPQDNNIIAIGMEDSSVQIYNVRVDEVKTKLKGHQSRITGLAFSQSLNVLVSSGADAQVY